One part of the Chryseobacterium sp. 7 genome encodes these proteins:
- a CDS encoding DUF4252 domain-containing protein has protein sequence MKTLKNIFLIILTIGLMQSCIVSEKPNIDFFQNSKYDFKGAQFASINVPMVLAKSYIKKALREDGDNEETIDLVKKASKIKVLTVTNGSQEMLNDYAQFLNNNHYEEWASIKHEGDDINIRVKQDGETIKNMLITVGSSKNEMVFVDVKGNFTANDISKMINSVSDK, from the coding sequence ATGAAGACTCTTAAAAACATTTTTCTCATTATTCTGACAATCGGGCTGATGCAGTCGTGTATTGTTTCTGAAAAACCGAATATAGACTTTTTCCAGAATTCTAAATATGATTTCAAAGGAGCACAGTTTGCCAGTATTAATGTACCTATGGTTTTGGCTAAATCTTATATTAAGAAAGCCCTGAGAGAAGATGGAGACAATGAAGAGACCATAGATCTGGTTAAGAAGGCTTCCAAAATAAAAGTACTTACTGTAACCAACGGAAGCCAAGAAATGCTAAATGATTACGCCCAGTTTTTGAATAATAACCATTATGAAGAATGGGCAAGCATAAAACATGAAGGGGACGATATCAATATCCGCGTAAAACAGGATGGAGAGACCATTAAAAACATGCTGATCACGGTGGGTTCAAGCAAAAATGAAATGGTATTTGTAGATGTGAAAGGAAATTTTACGGCGAATGATATCTCAAAAATGATCAATTCTGTTTCTGATAAATAA
- the guaB gene encoding IMP dehydrogenase: MSIHNKIVETAITFDDVLLVPSYSEVLPNQVSLKSRLTDKITLNVPIVSAAMDTVTEADLAIALARVGGLGFIHKNMTIAEQAAQVNRVKRSENGMISDPVTLSKDHTLGEARDLMSRYKISGLPVVDPNNVLIGIITNRDVKYQENLDMKVEEIMTKENLITSDKNTNLEKAKEILLKNRVEKLPIVDKDNKLVGLITIKDIDNQLEYPNANKDESGRLIVGAGVGVGEDTLTRIEALVKAGVDIVAIDSAHGHSKGVLDKISEIRKAYPDLDIVGGNIVTADAAKDLIEAGANVLKVGVGPGSICTTRVVAGVGVPQLSAIYNVYEYAKSQNVAVIGDGGIKLSGDIVKAIASGAGAVMLGSLLAGTDEAPGEEIIFQGRKFKSYQGMGSLSAMKRGGKERYFQSEAKKFVPEGIEGRVPHKGKLEDVIFQLTGGLRAGMGYCGAKDIETLQRDSKLVMITGSGLKESHPHDVIITQEAPNYSL; this comes from the coding sequence ATGTCTATTCATAACAAAATTGTAGAGACAGCCATCACTTTCGATGACGTTCTTCTAGTCCCTTCTTATTCAGAAGTTTTACCTAACCAGGTTTCATTAAAATCAAGACTTACCGACAAAATTACGCTGAATGTTCCGATAGTTTCCGCTGCGATGGACACTGTTACTGAAGCTGATCTGGCCATTGCCTTAGCAAGAGTTGGAGGGTTAGGCTTTATCCACAAAAACATGACGATCGCTGAGCAGGCTGCTCAGGTAAACCGAGTAAAGCGTTCCGAAAACGGAATGATCTCAGATCCGGTTACATTATCTAAAGATCATACTTTAGGTGAAGCTAGAGATCTTATGTCAAGATATAAGATTTCAGGTCTTCCAGTGGTAGATCCCAATAATGTTCTGATCGGAATTATTACCAACAGAGATGTAAAATATCAGGAAAATCTTGATATGAAAGTTGAAGAGATCATGACCAAAGAAAATCTGATCACTTCCGACAAAAATACCAACCTTGAAAAGGCAAAAGAAATCCTTCTTAAAAACAGGGTTGAAAAACTTCCTATCGTAGATAAAGACAATAAACTTGTAGGTCTAATTACCATCAAGGATATCGATAATCAATTGGAATACCCGAATGCTAATAAAGATGAGAGTGGTCGTCTTATTGTAGGAGCAGGAGTAGGGGTAGGAGAAGATACACTGACGAGAATTGAGGCTTTGGTAAAGGCAGGAGTTGATATCGTAGCAATAGACTCTGCGCATGGTCATTCTAAAGGAGTTTTAGATAAAATTTCAGAAATCAGAAAAGCATATCCGGACCTTGATATTGTAGGGGGAAACATTGTAACTGCAGATGCTGCGAAAGACCTTATTGAAGCAGGAGCAAACGTTTTGAAAGTAGGTGTAGGACCTGGATCTATCTGTACAACCAGAGTAGTTGCCGGAGTAGGAGTTCCTCAGCTTTCCGCAATCTATAACGTATACGAATATGCTAAATCTCAAAATGTAGCTGTAATTGGTGACGGTGGTATCAAGCTTTCAGGAGATATCGTGAAAGCTATTGCCAGTGGAGCAGGTGCAGTAATGCTGGGCTCACTTTTAGCCGGTACAGACGAGGCTCCGGGAGAAGAAATTATCTTCCAGGGAAGAAAATTCAAATCTTACCAGGGAATGGGAAGCCTTTCAGCAATGAAGAGAGGAGGTAAAGAAAGATACTTCCAGAGTGAAGCTAAAAAATTCGTTCCGGAAGGAATTGAAGGAAGAGTTCCGCACAAAGGAAAATTGGAAGATGTTATTTTCCAGTTGACAGGAGGTCTGAGAGCTGGTATGGGATACTGCGGAGCAAAAGATATTGAAACACTTCAGAGAGATTCCAAACTGGTAATGATTACCGGAAGCGGATTAAAAGAATCTCACCCGCATGATGTAATTATCACGCAGGAAGCTCCGAATTATTCATTATAA